ataatataatattatatatttatatatatagttatgttatattatattatttatattttatgtgttatgtttgtatgtgtgtccatctgtatatcaatatatttcaatatattatatatgtacagttttgataaaacattttaggtatatatatatatatatatatatatatatatatatatatatatatatatatatatatatatatatatatatattatatatatactatatatatatatatatatatatatatatatatatatatatatatatatatatatatatatatatatcatcaagatTCCATTGTTAGTAATGATGGGTGGATGGGTATGATCTGTTGAAAACCCATAATAACCTGGGCAGTGAACTAGGTCTCTGGTCGTTAAACTTTAGTAACTAACTGCGACCGGATGGGCAGGGCATGAGGCAACTACATCACTGATGAGGTGCACTGTAAAACAGTAAACTTACGTAAATGTTGCGTATAGTGAGCGTTTAATGGAagttctttttcctcaaatagaCTAAAGAGATCGCAACAAGGAACGGAAGAGCACCCAGAGGAAATTCGGGTAATGTATTAGataaattttatcaatatatattttatagatagatCAACTCAGACCTAAAATCTTAACATTTCTTTcgtcataattttatatttcattactttttccttttgtaatttcattggcagaaataaagaataattagatttaaaattaatacatttaCGTTGCAATAGATCGCAAGATTTTGTATCAGTGAAAATCAGATATAATCCGGTCCCTAGGTgaactgaaatttttaaaaagcgacaatattatattattttttaacaaaactaaATTTTTCATGGAAGTTTTCATATAATAGTccgatatattattaaaataattgcgCGTTCTTCAGGTAAAATATGCTAAATTAAGATTgccttccttcattttttttttttttttttacaaaaatgagTTCTGTAAATACTTTAGTCGGGTGAAAATAGAATGATCTTTATAGATTTTATAAGTGACGCAACTTTACGTCCCACTTAGCATTACCCAGCCAAGTGTTGAAGCATAAAAATATATTCAGAGGATTCGACGACATTAATGGATTTGTAGctgtaaatattgaaatatttccaCCTTGCTGGAGTTAACGAATAAAACAAGATTTCCCAGAACAATTtccattctttcattctttcttcaaACGCTGAATGAGTTCATATGTAGGTATTTAGAATCTGGGTACTTAAATGCAACGTACATGGTGGTATGGTTTTGCGTTTGATCATACTTACACAACtgcaaagaaataaatgaataatttacgTAAATATAACTGAGATGATGAATATATGTAAGATTGAAAGGTAATCGAATGATAAACGGTTTCTTCACTTCTGCCATCAAGACAGGAAAAACAGTACGCAGAGACTTCTAGTGTGAGGTACAAAGATGAGGACACGGTCCTCTGGTGGCCAATAATAGAAACAGTACTCATGAAGCTTGATGTTTCTCTTAAAAGTCCAATAGAAGACATCAGCTTgcatttttttatcacttggctGATCTATTTTAAAAATATGGGAGAAAATGTTAAGAAATGCATGAACATGGTTGTTTCActtattaatctatttaattCTGTGTACAACAAAACTTGAATATATTTTTGGATTAAATTTGCGCATTACAAACAAATGAAAGTCGtgagattttaatatgaaaaatatattcttcatgCTGTATGAGTGTTAGTCCTTCATTACAATGGTCTTTAATATCTGACGTATGAGAGGTTATTTCCAAGAAAACACCTTTCGCCTTGTCCCAAATAAATGTAGCATCTTTTGTCTGTTGAAATGTGTGGAGGAGAAGGATTCAGATAAATGTATTTACCTGCAGATAATACTAAACGATCAGATTTCGTTATCTTCCAGCCTTTGGAAATGTGATTGTGTCAATTAATACTGGGATGTAATAAATATTCCTAAATAACCTTAATATTCGTCTTTATACCTGTATTAATACTAACACGCATAGCAGGAAGAGAGTTCTGAATATATTTAGGTATGTGTTACTGTCGACGAACACAGTGTGTACAATTGCTTAATGGAAGACTATATAACCTTGCATAAACTGACGTTACTCAGGTATTGCCACCAATAGAGTACACAAACTACTTTTACTCAAGATTATACTTCGAAGAATTGTCAGTAAAAGACAGGAACGTAACCGACAGGAGACGTCTCTGTGATGTCATCCACAGCTTCggcatatcataaaaaaaaaaaaacaactcatcaCCTTTCTGTGTTGACAGGTAAATCATGTAAAATCTTCTAAAATAAGTACTTGAAGCATTCTTTCAAAGTAATGTAGAAGTCATGATGTTAGCCTAATTCCAAGAACTCCATTTCTAAAAAATCTGCTGTAATTATTATGTAAAGCCACATAGAAGAAGAAAGTCAACATTAAAGATGCTGAGTGCATCAAATTTTTTCTGTGTGAAATTTCCACGAGAAGAAACTTTATTGAACGACCACCGAGTTCAGATGTCGAGGTAATGCGTTAAGGGCAGGAATATTGCATGCAAAATACATTAAAGAGaggtgttttattgttttgtcataCTTACACCAGTGCATAAAAAAACCATTTATGAAATGTACTTGGGATGATAAGGATAAGTAAGAGCAAAAACTaatagttgttttcatttcttctttaagaCAAAAATCCGGCAATTTTCTGGCATGAGGGATGAAAGTGAAGACGAAGCCCTCTATTGGCAAGAACAAAAGCAATATTTACGAAAAGACATTATTGAACAAGAATgtgactttatataaaaaaactgtagTGTCAAAAACAAGCGTTTTCTTAGATGGGTCCATGAGTATCCCCCACGGATGTGAAGCTTATTAAAAGAAAGGATATAGTgatcataatttttaaaagttaggCCAAGCACGTATTCGATCACCTCAGGCACATCCCTTCACCTATGCAATACTGAAAAATACACCACAGACATAACACAGATTTTTCAACTCAACACTTTACAATTGGGTACTCACAAAGATTTCGCAGGAGTTCAGTTTTATCTCTCACAATAATTCTGCACAAGGGCAATACAATTCACCAGAGTTTAAGCGGTAAGACATTTTTACAAAGATTAGTGATTGTGTCGTAATagtaagatatgatatatacataaattgagGCCCAATAATGCTTACTCTGTATGGCTAGTACAAAAAGGAACGTTCTCATGAATCTGCTGCTAAAACTATATCCAGTATTCAAACATCTACACGTGACTATTATGACAAAAGACCATTTTCGATGGATTTAATAAAGCCTATGTTTTACAACTTTAGAAAGGCTGTTTCACACACAAATGCTTCTTTCACCAGCAATTTCAAAGACTTCAATCAATCTCTAATAAAATTCTAAAGCAACGATTATAATTACTACTAATGGTACAAACACATGACTAATTGTTGTCTGACAAAAATTTCAGCATTTGTGCTTCAACAGTGATAAGAATTCCCATAATGTTCCCCAAGAACAGAATTCACTCCTTTATCATGAAAGGTTAACACAGGTTCGATGGAAGGAGAATGGCATCGGGTTCCACGACATCCTAGAAGGAATGCAGAGCTAATGCCTCTCTGCACAGCATCTGAGTGAGTCACATTTTGGTCGTATCAAGTCTGTCATACTGAAGTAGCTATTGTTCACCCCCTTACATTTGGTTTTGGCCCTGTTATCTTTTGTCTGTCTTCTCTCAGGACAATGaactttccttttttaagttacCTCTTTATGCAAAGAATCATGAATGGTCTGTGGAGAACTTGAACTTTCAGCAGGATTCTGAGGAGAGTTCAAAGGAAAACATGACTTTCATCAGCTGAATTTCAAAATTCAGACAGGCAGCCCTCTGGTAGGTTCAAACGTTTCAGTGACCCGATAGTTAAGCACAGCTTGTAAAACACAGCCTATAGTCAGGTTTCTCTTTACCATGATGTTGTGACCTCAGGCTATCAGTGACAGGCATGACGGAGTCAGCAACAAGACTGACcattaaagattcggtagtgactGCTTTTTTCAATCCAGCAATACGTTCTAACCTGATATCACCTACCATTAGTGGGAGGTAAGCTTTTTTTGATTGTCTCAAAAATTGACTAGAGAACAGAAACACAGGTGCAGTGACGGTTTGATTTGATTAGAGTAAAGAAAATGAggttttgatataatatataacaatatgacATAAAGGATCAAAGTGGATGTGCTATGTGCAATCGGGCGGCTACAGGTTTATGCTACGGTATGCAGAATTTGTTATGGCATAATGCTGGACACAAATTAGATGTAAGAAAAATGGGTATTTATCAGTACCTTATATGCACTGAAGATGCATATAAGGGTACCGAGGTATTAAGACTACACGCAGAAAGGTAACATGCAAATAATTAACCAACTTtaaggaatgaaaaatagctcCTACATTTTGCTAGTAATAACTTAGGtgaatgaaaaattgaaatactttttgtATCTAATCTATAAGAATTTCCTAACTAGCAGTACCTGAGTTTCTGACTTTTTGAATtccttagttttttattttatttatttatttttttatttatttacttttttttgtaacaAAACTAGCTTGAATGAAATTTTTTCAGTATCCATCATAAACTTGCTTTTCGTTTTTTCTGATGTTaatttgcacttttattgtagaAGCTGTACTATGAGCATTGCATCATTTAGTTAACTTAAATATGGCTACATTCTGTATAACGAATGCTGTCAATCTCTAACCGTATCTTGGACTTCCTGGTGTATTCTTTTACAACTTCATTTTCAGTTCCTAACTTAAGGATAAACTCTGACgcacttgttttcatttttgtgttttgattatatttttataatgagaAAATTTGAGGCAatgtaaaaatttcatataaatctCAGTTCTAAATGTACGTTGCTCAGTACGTATTGCATGTGATTATCCACTATTTTAATTGATTAATAAACTAACATTTACCAAAAATGATGTTACTCACTTATTAGGAAATCTGGGACAGAACAATGTGGATTTCAAGAAAACGTTCCTGTGAAACAGCAGGGGTAACATACATTAAAAGAGAAATATTCAGAATGACAAAGATCTTTCCCTTTCTGGCAATTCAGTATTCACACACTTAATGAATCCTGACATAAACTTTGAAGTCAAGGATCTTTAGAGCTGCTTCTGTGACGTTCATTCCTCTTTGGACGCTTATATACCGACCGGGAATTCCCTCatatgaagtaaacaacagccgTCCCCCTTGTACCGTATATGGGCCCATGTAATGAGCATATAGTGTCCATGAAGTGAAGTCGCCGCTGGATAAGTCTGTCGTGCCTACTCGAATCTAAGTTAATCAAAGAAAATGTGAGAATATTAAGGATTAATTTAGGAAGAATAAGGTCATCAATATTGGAATAACAAGTAAATTATCCGAATATAGcttgaagaaagagaaaatacttATCTTATAAAACAGTATATCATGAATCAGCATCCATGGGGCATACCTAGTCAAGAAATTGAGAATACTTTTTTTGTACGTAATGTATAGACTGTGGTTTTAGAAGAAAGATCATGAACATCTTATCAACTGATGCAGCACAACAGGGATGTGAGGAGGAGGGAAATGAGGCATTGAGAGAATGATAGTAAAGTAATGCCCGGAGAATTAGCGATGGATTGCGAAGGAgtcaggagaggaaaaaaaaagaggatgtcTGAAGAAAATGAAAGCGTAAAGTTGGAAAGTGGAAAAAACTGGAATATAAGGTCAAAGTGGCGGAACATAAGAGCGGTATATTGAAGGGAAAGATTACAGGAGAGTGTGTATGACAGAGAGAGGTAATGAAATGAGATGAAAACCAGATTGCCAGAAGTAGCAACTGAATTTTTTGGGATGACAGGTAGAGTGATAGGGAGAGAAACATAGTGGTGgaatagaagaaataaaagaagtcagcaagtaaaacttcagaagacAATTTATATGATGCAAGAACAAGTGATAGACACAAGAATAATAAGATGAAAATGTTTAAGGTTCAGTTAAGAAAGAAGCTAGCAAACCACTCTGTGAGAAACCAGGGACCCTAGAATTAGAATACATATTTGTAGACTATCCTAGGCCAGAGTGACAGCAAAGACATTTGCATGAATGCAATTAGATGAAGGACAAAAATAGCAACAAACGTACGATGGAAGAAGATATAATGAAATGGTGGAAATAATACGCTGATGTACTTCCGAATATAGAGAATGAACAGGGAGTGCTGGAGGAGGCTCTGCTCATCTTAGGACCATTCAAGGAACTCAGTAGGATAGAAGGGAAGGATACCCTACGGTAGTAGTAACAGAAATGATAAGTTCTTTGgatgaagaaaggaaagaatTATTGTGGGAACGTTGGAGATGTCTTGGAGGGAAGAAGGAATACCTTTTGACTGGGAGGACAGCAAAATGATGTGCATCTATAAGCAACTGAGTAATGCCATGGAATGTGGAAATGATAAGGGAACAATGGTTTACAGTATTGGAAACTGACGCTTGATTATTCAATCCTTTTACAAGCGTCTACAAGCATCTTAAATTGTGTTTCCTGTCTAGGTCTAACTACTTCCATACAAAACACCCGATGTGATGGATGTACTTTTAGAATTATTTTGAATAACATATTTGTTAATGGTAACCTGAATTTAAACTATAAATCTTAGTTCTTGCATCCCAAACCATCTACTGATCTTCACAGCTTCGAAGTCTTTTGAACCAAGGTCCATCGGACCGGTTAATCCGGCCGTGTTTGCTATAGAGACTTTATACAACGATCATAaatcctttccttttttcttctgatATATTTATGGTTGTTGGTTGAGTTAATGTTTAGACTCATATTTACTCgatctttctatctttttctaattttctcttttgtaatattttcaaatgtttcacAAATGGACAATTTATTCGGCGGAGGGTTACTCATGTTATTCCTAACATTTTTGGAAGGGCCCATTTCATTGAATGAATGAAAAGTTGGAATATTATGATATtgtctcctgaaaaaaaaaatatagtggcTCTAAACAGATTTATTAAGTTGTCTGCTTGCCCGTAAAATGTTTAAGTAAACACGAATAATTGGAAaccaaacaaaagagagagagagagagagagagagagagagagagagagagagagagagagagagagagaaggcaaaaaACAACTCGACATTCGTCGCGGGATACATTTAAATACATGAAGTGATTCTCCTtcccattttcattattttgacgaAATCTTTAGGATTTCAACATACGTATTATGATACTTACTTCGACATCCCTGAAGGCAAATGCATCAGTTGGATGACTGCGAGGCAATATATCAATCTTATGAATATAACGGCCATCCCCAAGGTCCAACCTCCACCAAGAATGACCAACATCAAAATTTGAGCAGAACCATGTCGCAATGGATGTGTCAACAGCCTTCGATGGGCCGTAGTTGCTGGAAACAAAACCAAATTACCAAGAATTCAAAAGGGGACAGAAAAAGCTGGACACCAAAGCCATCTTGAGTGTTTTGAGTTCGTGAAATGGATGCCTGTACGTTCAGTCAGCCACAAGAGGCAGACTGCAAAACCACTAACCCATCTGCTAGtttatacaatctatatatatatatatatatatatatatatatatatatatatatatatatatatatatatatatatatatatatatacatatatatatatatatatatatatactatatatatatatatatataatatatatatatatatattgtaagaattATATTTACTACTAACCTTGCACACTAAATCTATAGTCATATATTTAACGAACTTCGGGcagtatcatacatacatatatatatatatatatatatatatatatatatatatatatatatatatatatatatatatatatatatatatatacatgatctcAAGAGGTATGAACGATCAGTTATACAATCTGGTTCCCAGAGTACGAATACACATTTATCATGTTATTTTTAAGTCGGAAATTAGTGAAGCATCTTAGGAAGAATTTGTGATCTCAAAACGTTTTTTAGCATACTTAAAAGAAAGTTGTCTTTCTTAAAGTTGTATTTGTTATGAACCTCCAGAATCTATCGCTACTCTGaatattaatacaataagttTG
This window of the Macrobrachium nipponense isolate FS-2020 chromosome 5, ASM1510439v2, whole genome shotgun sequence genome carries:
- the LOC135215860 gene encoding uncharacterized protein LOC135215860, which codes for MARFNYGPSKAVDTSIATWFCSNFDVGHSWWRLDLGDGRYIHKIDILPRSHPTDAFAFRDVEIRVGTTDLSSGDFTSWTLYAHYMGPYTVQGGRLLFTSYEGIPGRYISVQRGMNVTEAALKILDFKVYVRIH